From the Mesotoga prima MesG1.Ag.4.2 genome, the window AATAGGGGTTCTTGCTTTCGGGCACACGGATAGAAAGACCGTCGAAGCCGTTACTTCAAAGGTTCAGCGGTTCTCCCACACTTCGAATTACTTCCTCGACGAAGACGCGATTTCTCTCAGCAAATTCATCCTCGACTTCTCAAATTCCGAAGGCGAAGTTTACTTCGCTAATTCCGGAACGGAAGCCACAGAGGCCGCTATAAAAGCTGTAAGAAGGCTAAAAAAGGGCAAGCTGATTTCGTTCGAGGGGAACTTCCACGGAAGAACGATGGGTGCTCTGTCCCTAACATACAGCGAGCGGCTTCGCAAACCCTTTGAACCGCTACTTCCAGACGTTCGGTTCATTCCTAAGAGTGTTCAGGATTTTGAAAAGGCAGTATTGTCTGATGAAATTGCCGCGGTCTTCGTGGAGGTCATTCAGGGGAACAGCGGTGTTCACCTATACCCTGCCGAGCTTCTTCAAGCCATAGAGAAGTTGAGAAAAGAGCGAGGTTTCTTGCTCGTAGCAGACGAAATCCAGAGTGGCCTCTGCAGGACGGGAGAGTATTTCGGTTATCAGAACTACGCGATCGAGCCGGACATGATAATACTGGGAAAGGCTGTGGGAGGTGGACTACCCCTGGGGGCCACCGTGTTCAGAGGCGTATCGCCTTTTTATCCCGGAGATCACGGCTCCACATTTGCACCGAATCCAGTCAGCCTCGCAGCAGGGCTCTCCGTTTTGAGTAGAATGGACTCGGCTCTTCTAGAAAGTGTTAGAATATGTGGGGCCCATCTGAAGGAGAATCTGGAGAGACTTCCCTGGGCAAGAGAAGTGAGAGGCATGGGACTCATGATTGGCGTTTCGACCGATAACCCTGAAAGAATAAAGAGCCTCGCGTTTGAAAGGAAGGTTCTTCTAAATGTTACGGCGGGAAGCATAAGGTTCCTTCCGGCGCTGAATATTACGGAAGAAGAGATAGACGAAATAACGGAGCGACTGGATTTTGGAGGACTAAATGATTGATTTTCAGAAACTTGCAAATGAGTTTGGGACACCTCTATACGTATATGATGCGGAAAAGATAAGGAAGAGGATAAAGAAAGCGAAGACCGTTTTCGAGGGTCTCGATGCAGAGATAGTCTTTGCCCTTAAAGCCAACAACAACCCCGCACTTCTCAAGATCATGGCCGAGGAGGAAATCGGAGCCGACGTCGTCTCGAGGGGCGAGCTTCTTGCGTCGAAGATGGCCGGAATGAAGAGAATTCTCTGGAACGGGAACGGCAAAACTC encodes:
- a CDS encoding aspartate aminotransferase family protein, producing the protein MLSNVYLPFPLKIRSAHGIRIETDSGEYLDTFAGIGVLAFGHTDRKTVEAVTSKVQRFSHTSNYFLDEDAISLSKFILDFSNSEGEVYFANSGTEATEAAIKAVRRLKKGKLISFEGNFHGRTMGALSLTYSERLRKPFEPLLPDVRFIPKSVQDFEKAVLSDEIAAVFVEVIQGNSGVHLYPAELLQAIEKLRKERGFLLVADEIQSGLCRTGEYFGYQNYAIEPDMIILGKAVGGGLPLGATVFRGVSPFYPGDHGSTFAPNPVSLAAGLSVLSRMDSALLESVRICGAHLKENLERLPWAREVRGMGLMIGVSTDNPERIKSLAFERKVLLNVTAGSIRFLPALNITEEEIDEITERLDFGGLND